From a single Natronocella acetinitrilica genomic region:
- a CDS encoding adenylosuccinate synthase — protein sequence MAKNVVVIGTQWGDEGKGKVVDLLTERAQAVARFQGGHNAGHTLWLDGRKTVLHLIPSGILHEGVHCLIGNGVVLEPGKVLEEIAALEARGVPARERLRISPACPIILPTHQRLDGAREVARGKDRIGTTNRGIGPAYEDKVARRGIRLADLYDQERLERKLSDLLHFHNFILKNYFNEEPVDGAEVLAKLRTQAEELRPLMDDVTAILQQHVNAGSHILFEGAQGALLDVDHGTYPFVTSSNTTAGAAATGTGIGPRHLDYVLGITKAYTTRVGAGPFPTELDCDIGRHLAEKGKEFGSTTGRARRCGWFDAVAMRRSAQVNSLSGLCITKLDVLDGLESVQICVGYEAKGQWYNLPPTGAEALSACDPEYIEMPGWKESTAGLTDREQLPAAARAYLEKLEELVGVPVDMISTGPDRNETIMLRHPFDA from the coding sequence ATGGCAAAGAACGTAGTCGTAATCGGGACGCAATGGGGTGACGAAGGCAAGGGCAAGGTGGTGGACCTGCTCACCGAGCGTGCTCAGGCAGTCGCGCGCTTTCAGGGCGGGCACAATGCCGGGCATACGCTCTGGCTGGATGGTCGCAAGACGGTCCTGCATCTCATACCCTCCGGCATTCTGCATGAGGGGGTGCACTGCCTGATCGGCAATGGTGTGGTGCTCGAGCCCGGCAAGGTGCTTGAGGAAATCGCCGCCCTGGAGGCGCGCGGTGTGCCCGCCCGGGAGAGGCTGCGCATCAGCCCCGCCTGCCCGATCATACTGCCCACTCACCAGCGTCTGGATGGTGCCCGGGAGGTAGCACGAGGCAAGGATCGTATCGGCACCACCAACCGTGGCATTGGACCGGCCTATGAGGACAAGGTCGCCCGGCGGGGTATCCGTCTCGCAGATCTCTACGATCAGGAGCGCCTCGAGCGCAAACTGAGTGACCTGCTGCACTTCCACAACTTCATTCTCAAGAACTATTTCAACGAAGAGCCTGTAGATGGCGCCGAGGTACTGGCGAAGCTCCGTACCCAGGCGGAAGAGCTGCGCCCGTTGATGGATGACGTGACCGCCATCCTGCAGCAACATGTCAACGCGGGTAGCCACATCCTGTTCGAGGGAGCGCAGGGCGCCCTGCTAGATGTGGATCATGGCACCTATCCCTTCGTAACCTCGTCGAACACCACCGCCGGGGCGGCAGCCACGGGTACCGGCATCGGCCCCAGGCACCTGGACTACGTGCTGGGAATTACCAAGGCGTATACCACGCGAGTCGGGGCGGGGCCTTTCCCCACGGAACTCGATTGCGACATCGGTCGTCATCTGGCCGAGAAGGGCAAGGAGTTCGGATCCACCACCGGTCGGGCCAGGCGGTGTGGCTGGTTCGACGCGGTGGCCATGCGTCGCAGCGCACAGGTCAACAGCCTCTCCGGGCTCTGCATCACCAAGCTGGATGTGCTGGATGGGCTTGAAAGCGTACAAATTTGCGTTGGCTATGAGGCGAAAGGTCAGTGGTACAACCTGCCACCGACCGGCGCGGAAGCCCTGTCAGCCTGTGATCCCGAGTACATCGAGATGCCCGGCTGGAAAGAGTCCACGGCCGGGTTGACGGATCGGGAGCAATTGCCGGCGGCGGCCCGGGCCTATCTGGAGAAGCTCGAGGAACTCGTGGGCGTTCCCGTGGACATGATCTCCACGGGTCCGGATCGCAATGAGACCATCATGCTGCGTCACCCCTTCGACGCCTGA
- the rlmB gene encoding 23S rRNA (guanosine(2251)-2'-O)-methyltransferase RlmB, with protein MSEPSVVGIHGVRAALKYDPARVDGVWVERGRRDRRMEQVRELAQRAGVKVYAASRRELDAMAEGAVHQGVVARLRGERPLDEGDLERLLDGLAEPAFLLVVDQVQDPHNLGACLRSADAAGVHAVIAPRDRAVGLTPVVHKVASGATRTTPFIQVTNLARTLEGIKRRGVFLVGCAGEADHSLYQQDLTGPIALVMGAEGEGMRRLTREHCDFLVRIPMVGHVESLNVSVATGIVLFEALRQRIADSTSVPTA; from the coding sequence ATGAGCGAACCGTCTGTTGTTGGCATCCATGGTGTGCGCGCGGCTCTCAAGTATGATCCGGCGCGTGTCGATGGTGTGTGGGTGGAGCGGGGCCGGCGTGACCGGCGCATGGAGCAGGTGCGCGAGCTCGCACAGCGGGCCGGCGTCAAGGTCTATGCCGCCAGCCGGCGCGAACTCGACGCCATGGCCGAAGGTGCCGTGCATCAGGGCGTCGTGGCCCGTTTGCGTGGTGAGCGCCCACTGGACGAAGGCGATCTCGAACGTCTCCTTGATGGGCTGGCGGAGCCTGCATTTCTCCTTGTGGTCGACCAGGTGCAGGATCCCCACAACCTTGGTGCCTGTCTGCGTAGCGCGGATGCGGCTGGTGTCCATGCTGTGATCGCGCCGCGAGACCGGGCCGTCGGTCTGACCCCTGTTGTCCACAAGGTTGCGTCCGGCGCCACACGAACCACACCCTTTATCCAGGTCACCAATCTGGCGCGCACGCTGGAGGGCATCAAACGTCGCGGGGTCTTCCTAGTGGGATGCGCCGGCGAGGCTGACCATTCCCTCTATCAGCAGGACCTCACTGGCCCCATTGCCCTGGTCATGGGCGCGGAAGGGGAGGGCATGCGCAGGCTCACCCGGGAGCACTGCGATTTCCTGGTCCGTATCCCCATGGTGGGGCATGTGGAGAGTCTGAACGTCTCCGTTGCAACCGGCATCGTGCTGTTCGAGGCGCTGCGCCAGCGAATCGCCGATTCTACAAGTGTTCCCACTGCTTGA
- a CDS encoding ATP phosphoribosyltransferase regulatory subunit — protein MNDGDFSDDNRWMLPEAVDELLPPRARALELLRRRVLDVYERWGYELIMPPTIEYLDSLLTGTGRDLDLQTFKLTDQLSGRLMGVRADMTPQAARIDAHKLRRNGPVRLCYVGTVLHTRSEGPGQSRNPVQVGAELYGHAGVESDVEIIDLMLETLSVAGVNPPHLDLGHVGIFRALAEEAALGEECETRLFEALQRKARGEVAELLDTVSDADCRARLAALTDLNGGIGVLDQAGEQLRGAGEGVRRELQHLWALASRLENRHPGMTLHFDLAELAGYQFHTGVVFAAYVPGQGRELARGGRYDDIGRVFGRARPATGFSADLKQLLQLGDAASGVSPAAGILAPWSDDPALLGEVRRLRDAGERVVLALPGEPIPEDGLYDRELVEQEGRWRLQPRQ, from the coding sequence ATGAACGACGGAGACTTCTCCGACGATAACCGGTGGATGCTGCCGGAAGCCGTCGATGAATTGCTGCCGCCGCGTGCGCGGGCGCTCGAGCTACTGCGTCGGCGCGTGCTCGATGTTTATGAGCGTTGGGGCTATGAGTTGATCATGCCGCCAACCATCGAGTATCTGGATTCCCTGCTCACCGGAACGGGACGGGATCTGGACTTGCAGACTTTCAAGCTCACGGACCAACTGAGTGGCCGACTCATGGGTGTCCGCGCCGACATGACACCCCAGGCTGCCCGCATTGATGCCCACAAGTTGCGTCGTAACGGCCCGGTCAGGCTCTGCTACGTAGGTACGGTGCTGCACACGCGCTCCGAGGGTCCAGGACAATCCCGCAATCCCGTGCAGGTTGGTGCCGAGTTGTACGGACATGCCGGTGTCGAGAGCGATGTGGAGATCATCGATCTCATGCTGGAAACCCTGAGCGTCGCAGGCGTGAATCCGCCCCACCTTGATCTGGGCCACGTCGGCATCTTCCGCGCGCTGGCCGAGGAAGCGGCATTGGGCGAGGAATGTGAAACGCGTTTGTTCGAGGCGCTGCAACGCAAGGCCCGCGGTGAAGTTGCCGAACTGCTTGATACGGTATCCGATGCGGACTGTCGCGCCCGGCTTGCCGCATTGACGGATCTCAATGGCGGTATCGGTGTGCTCGACCAGGCAGGCGAGCAGTTGCGCGGTGCCGGCGAGGGCGTGCGACGAGAGCTCCAGCACCTCTGGGCACTGGCGTCCCGTCTCGAAAACCGGCATCCGGGAATGACATTGCACTTCGATCTTGCCGAGCTTGCCGGTTACCAGTTCCACACCGGTGTGGTCTTTGCAGCCTATGTGCCCGGTCAGGGTCGCGAACTCGCGCGCGGTGGTCGTTATGATGATATCGGCCGCGTGTTCGGCAGGGCGCGGCCGGCAACAGGTTTCAGCGCCGACCTCAAGCAACTGCTGCAGTTGGGCGATGCTGCGTCAGGCGTTTCGCCGGCTGCCGGGATTCTTGCGCCGTGGTCGGATGATCCGGCGTTGTTGGGGGAAGTGCGTCGCCTGCGGGATGCGGGTGAGCGCGTCGTTCTCGCCTTGCCGGGAGAGCCCATTCCCGAGGATGGCTTATACGACAGGGAACTGGTCGAACAGGAAGGCCGCTGGCGGCTGCAACCCAGACAATGA
- the hflK gene encoding FtsH protease activity modulator HflK, which produces MSWNEPGRGNRDPWGGGGSGNQGPPDLDEVIKKVRGKLGGLFGGKGSSGGGNGGFGGENGNGSDQGGGGAGISGTGIAIIIGVAFLVWMASGIYIVDEGHRGLELRFGQYQQTTTPGPHWRPPYPIGSVEKVNVEERRVAPVGYELMGGDRRRKIEREALMLTRDENIVEVQLAVQYQVGDPRLYRFNFRDPDESLKQVAESSVREVVGRSNLEFVLTEGRAEVAEEVFELVSAAMDNYGTGLTVVSVDMQDIQAPDEVQEAFEDVIMAREDAQRVINQANAYANQVVPEARGRSARIREDAEGYRARVTNEADGESTRFVALLREYERAPEVTRGRIYLDTMAEILERNRKVLIDSDAGDPLLYLPMDQLQRGRQTDGGSVRPLDRDVLERRVPAAGATSSDARSRGDLRSRGAN; this is translated from the coding sequence ATGTCCTGGAATGAACCCGGTCGCGGCAACCGCGATCCGTGGGGTGGTGGAGGGTCCGGCAACCAGGGGCCGCCAGATCTCGACGAGGTGATCAAAAAGGTTCGAGGCAAGCTCGGCGGCCTGTTTGGAGGTAAAGGTTCCTCCGGCGGCGGCAATGGTGGCTTCGGCGGCGAGAACGGCAACGGTTCCGACCAGGGTGGCGGCGGTGCCGGCATCAGCGGAACCGGGATCGCTATCATCATCGGCGTGGCCTTCCTGGTCTGGATGGCCTCCGGCATCTACATCGTCGACGAAGGTCACCGTGGTCTTGAGTTGCGCTTCGGTCAATACCAGCAGACCACGACTCCTGGGCCACACTGGCGGCCGCCGTATCCCATCGGCTCCGTTGAGAAGGTCAACGTCGAAGAGCGCCGTGTTGCCCCTGTTGGTTACGAGCTCATGGGTGGTGACCGCCGGCGCAAGATCGAGCGCGAGGCATTGATGCTGACCCGGGACGAGAATATCGTCGAGGTTCAGCTCGCCGTGCAGTATCAGGTCGGCGATCCCCGCCTGTACCGCTTCAATTTCCGTGACCCGGATGAGAGCCTCAAGCAGGTCGCTGAGAGTTCGGTCCGCGAAGTGGTGGGGCGATCCAACCTTGAATTCGTGCTGACCGAGGGTCGGGCCGAGGTGGCCGAAGAAGTTTTCGAGTTGGTCAGCGCGGCAATGGACAACTACGGAACCGGCCTGACAGTGGTCAGTGTGGACATGCAGGACATTCAGGCCCCGGATGAAGTCCAGGAAGCATTCGAAGACGTGATCATGGCGCGTGAAGATGCGCAGCGCGTCATCAACCAGGCCAATGCCTACGCCAACCAGGTCGTGCCGGAGGCTCGTGGTCGGTCCGCCCGAATCCGCGAGGACGCCGAGGGTTACCGGGCGAGGGTGACCAACGAGGCAGACGGTGAAAGCACCCGCTTCGTTGCGCTGCTGCGCGAGTACGAACGGGCGCCGGAAGTTACCAGGGGTCGAATTTATCTCGACACCATGGCGGAGATCCTTGAGCGCAATCGGAAGGTCCTGATTGACTCCGATGCCGGAGATCCCTTGCTATACCTGCCGATGGACCAGCTTCAGCGCGGCCGGCAGACCGATGGCGGCAGCGTCCGACCGCTGGACAGAGACGTCCTCGAACGCCGAGTGCCGGCGGCCGGGGCTACCAGTAGCGATGCCCGCAGCCGCGGCGATCTGCGCAGCAGGGGGGCAAACTGA
- the rpsR gene encoding 30S ribosomal protein S18, which yields MARFFRRRKYCRFTAEGVKEIDYKDLNTLRNYITETGKIVPSRITGTSARYQRQLAAAIKRARYLALLPYTDRH from the coding sequence ATGGCACGTTTTTTCCGTCGACGGAAGTATTGTCGCTTCACCGCCGAAGGCGTGAAGGAAATCGACTACAAGGATCTGAACACGCTGCGCAACTACATCACTGAAACAGGCAAGATCGTACCCAGCCGAATCACTGGCACCAGTGCGCGTTATCAGCGTCAACTCGCCGCAGCGATCAAGCGGGCGCGTTACCTGGCATTGCTGCCGTACACTGATCGCCACTAG
- the hflC gene encoding protease modulator HflC gives MSGMKNIIVAVLVVAGTLLYFSVFTVHETERAMKFRLGEVVRADYEPGLHFKMPFINNVRKFDGRVQTLDAEPERFLTGEQKNLIVDTFVKWRIGSTREFYTTVRGSVEEANRRLGVRVRDRLRSEFGRRQVDDVIAGDRALIMDILQEELRDFAANIGVEVVDVRIKRVDLPPNVSESVFARMRADRERVARNIRAQGEEQAETLRAEADRQVTILVAEAERDAETIRGEGDARAAQIYADAFDQDREFFNFTRSLRAYQRAFDGEDDVMVLSPRSDFFRYFEDVEGRD, from the coding sequence ATGAGTGGCATGAAGAACATCATCGTAGCTGTGCTTGTGGTGGCAGGGACCCTGCTCTACTTCTCGGTCTTCACCGTTCATGAGACCGAACGGGCCATGAAATTCCGTCTTGGTGAGGTGGTCCGTGCGGACTATGAGCCAGGCCTGCATTTCAAGATGCCGTTTATCAATAACGTGCGTAAGTTCGATGGCCGTGTGCAGACGCTGGATGCGGAGCCTGAGCGCTTCCTGACCGGTGAGCAGAAGAACCTCATTGTCGATACCTTCGTGAAGTGGCGGATCGGCAGCACTCGAGAGTTCTACACCACGGTGCGTGGCAGTGTGGAAGAGGCGAATCGGCGCTTGGGCGTGCGAGTCCGCGACCGATTGCGGAGCGAGTTCGGGCGGCGCCAGGTGGACGACGTGATCGCCGGCGATCGAGCCCTGATCATGGACATCCTGCAGGAAGAGCTGCGTGATTTTGCCGCCAACATTGGTGTTGAAGTGGTGGACGTCCGCATCAAGCGTGTCGATCTGCCGCCCAACGTCAGTGAATCCGTGTTCGCCCGCATGCGGGCCGACCGCGAGCGTGTGGCGCGGAACATTCGGGCACAAGGTGAAGAGCAGGCTGAAACCCTCAGGGCCGAGGCCGATCGGCAGGTGACCATCCTGGTCGCGGAAGCGGAGCGTGACGCCGAAACCATTCGTGGTGAAGGTGATGCGCGAGCTGCCCAGATCTACGCCGATGCATTTGATCAGGATCGGGAGTTCTTCAACTTCACGCGTAGCCTGCGGGCCTATCAGCGTGCGTTCGACGGTGAGGATGACGTAATGGTATTGTCCCCCCGTTCGGATTTCTTCCGCTACTTTGAAGATGTGGAGGGTCGCGACTAG
- the rpsF gene encoding 30S ribosomal protein S6: MRHYEIVFLVHPDQSEQVPAMIERYRGTVESQGGKVHRLEDWGRRQLAYPIKKLIKAHYVMMNVECGPEEMEELTSAFRFNDAVIRHMVLSRDEAVTEPSFMTREESKERGRREERGDRDRGEDRGSRRERDEEDADAEA, encoded by the coding sequence ATGCGACATTACGAAATCGTCTTTCTGGTCCATCCGGACCAGAGCGAGCAGGTGCCCGCCATGATCGAACGTTATCGTGGCACGGTCGAATCCCAGGGTGGCAAAGTCCATCGCCTTGAGGATTGGGGTCGCCGGCAGCTCGCCTATCCCATCAAGAAGCTCATCAAGGCCCACTACGTCATGATGAACGTGGAGTGTGGCCCTGAGGAAATGGAAGAGCTGACTTCGGCCTTCCGCTTCAATGATGCCGTGATCCGCCACATGGTGCTGTCCCGTGATGAAGCGGTGACCGAGCCCTCCTTCATGACGCGTGAAGAGAGCAAGGAGCGTGGACGCCGTGAAGAACGTGGCGATCGCGACCGGGGCGAAGATCGTGGGTCCAGGCGTGAACGCGACGAGGAAGATGCCGACGCGGAAGCCTGA
- a CDS encoding DUF2065 domain-containing protein, with product MASWEYLLIGLGLMLVFEGIMPFLSPATLRQYMRQIIELDDRSLRIAGLVAMLTGLAILYLIRP from the coding sequence TTGGCAAGTTGGGAATACCTGCTGATCGGGCTGGGCCTGATGCTCGTATTCGAGGGCATCATGCCTTTTCTGAGTCCGGCGACACTGCGCCAGTACATGCGCCAGATCATCGAACTCGATGACCGGTCATTGCGCATTGCCGGGTTGGTAGCCATGCTCACCGGACTCGCCATCCTTTATCTGATCCGGCCCTGA
- a CDS encoding single-stranded DNA-binding protein — MAERTSRWPDNRLVLTGRLLGEPDVRQTPAGLKIVRLRIEHGENTEGATADRRPFQVTVRVAAPELLETACRLRDGDQVRVTGSLMGMGHRTYRTTLEIDARGLHIADPANE; from the coding sequence ATGGCGGAACGCACATCGCGCTGGCCCGACAACAGGCTTGTTCTGACCGGGCGCCTGCTTGGTGAGCCTGATGTCCGTCAGACGCCAGCTGGGCTTAAGATCGTGCGGCTGCGCATCGAGCATGGTGAGAACACTGAGGGGGCCACAGCCGACAGGCGGCCCTTCCAGGTTACGGTGCGGGTTGCCGCACCGGAACTGCTCGAGACCGCCTGCCGACTGCGCGACGGTGATCAGGTCCGCGTAACGGGAAGCCTGATGGGCATGGGTCACCGGACGTACCGCACCACACTGGAAATTGACGCGCGAGGGTTGCATATTGCCGACCCCGCGAACGAATGA
- the rnr gene encoding ribonuclease R gives MTTRKPIADPNTDPFLAREQDKYAHPVPSREFILEFLEEQAAPFTRDEIAAALSLDHPDALEGLRRRLIAMERDGQLVRNRREGYVLVDHEELIRGRIIGHKDGFGWLAPDAGGERIFLSPRDMRTVLHGDRAVVRIVGMDQQGKPEGRIVDVLTRANKAVVGRYLEESGVSFVVPQNRRLHLDIVIPPEHRGSALDGQLVVVGIEQQPTRRLQPVGRIMQVLGEQIEPGSEVETAALTYGVPVSWPEAALQQAEELPEEVAESDKAGRRDLRDLPLVTIDGADAKDFDDAVYCEPKPSGWRLVVAIADVSHYVQPGSALDHEAQDRGNSVYFPGQVVPMLPERLSNGLCSLNPRVDRLCMVCDMLISDSGTIRRSQFYRGVMRSHARMLYEQVAKIVVDRDSELRKRYQALVPHLDDLFEMYGVLRKARRHRGAIDFETTETAITFGPDGIIEGVYPVQRNEAHKIIEECMLAANLATARYLKRHRVPSLFRNHEGPDGDRLDNLRDFLSGIGLSLGGGDDPQPKDYARLMDAVSRRPDRELIQTVMLRSLQQAVYHPENAGHFGLAMSEYAHFTSPIRRYPDLLVHRAIGHVLEGKPGDSFPLDQDRLLTLGEHCSMTERRADEATRDVVMMLKCRYMRDRVGEEFDGVITAVTGFGLFVELEEVHVDGLVHVTQLENDFFHFDPVRHELQGDRTGRVYRLTDRVRVRLDRVNPDEKKIDLSMLGPLDESGQVVPAAASDGRKRGPGKGAKRDGKERASRPGRGRRRGR, from the coding sequence ATGACAACACGAAAGCCCATTGCTGACCCGAATACCGACCCGTTTCTCGCTCGAGAGCAGGATAAATACGCTCACCCCGTCCCCAGCCGGGAGTTCATCCTGGAGTTTCTTGAGGAGCAGGCCGCTCCGTTCACCCGGGATGAAATTGCCGCGGCGCTCAGTCTCGACCACCCGGACGCGCTCGAGGGTTTGCGGCGCCGTCTGATCGCCATGGAGCGGGATGGACAGCTGGTGCGCAACCGTCGCGAAGGCTATGTGCTGGTGGATCATGAGGAATTGATCCGGGGGCGCATTATTGGCCATAAGGATGGGTTCGGCTGGCTGGCTCCGGACGCCGGTGGCGAGCGGATCTTTCTTTCGCCGCGGGATATGCGCACCGTGCTCCATGGTGACCGGGCCGTGGTCCGCATTGTCGGCATGGATCAGCAGGGAAAGCCGGAAGGGCGCATCGTCGACGTACTCACTCGGGCCAACAAGGCGGTAGTTGGGCGGTATCTCGAAGAGTCCGGCGTGTCCTTCGTGGTGCCCCAGAATCGACGTTTGCACCTGGATATCGTTATTCCGCCCGAGCATCGCGGGTCGGCGCTGGACGGACAGCTTGTCGTGGTCGGCATCGAGCAGCAGCCGACACGGCGCTTGCAGCCAGTTGGCCGGATCATGCAGGTGCTGGGCGAGCAGATCGAGCCCGGCAGCGAAGTCGAGACGGCTGCACTGACTTATGGTGTTCCCGTGTCCTGGCCGGAGGCGGCGCTCCAGCAGGCCGAAGAGTTGCCGGAAGAGGTGGCGGAGTCAGACAAGGCAGGACGTCGGGATCTCCGGGACCTCCCCCTGGTCACCATCGATGGCGCTGACGCCAAGGATTTCGACGACGCCGTCTATTGTGAGCCCAAGCCCAGTGGCTGGCGTCTTGTGGTGGCCATCGCCGATGTCTCGCACTACGTACAGCCGGGTAGTGCGCTGGACCACGAGGCTCAGGATCGGGGCAACTCGGTCTATTTTCCCGGTCAGGTCGTCCCCATGCTGCCGGAGCGCCTGTCCAACGGACTGTGCTCACTGAACCCTCGGGTTGATCGCCTGTGCATGGTTTGCGACATGCTGATCAGTGATTCGGGCACGATTCGCCGCTCCCAGTTCTACCGCGGTGTCATGCGCTCCCATGCGCGGATGCTCTACGAACAGGTGGCGAAGATTGTCGTCGACCGGGATAGTGAATTGCGCAAGCGCTACCAGGCCCTGGTGCCGCATCTGGATGATCTCTTCGAGATGTACGGGGTGTTGCGCAAGGCGCGGCGGCACCGCGGCGCCATCGACTTCGAGACCACCGAAACCGCTATCACCTTTGGCCCCGATGGCATCATCGAGGGCGTCTATCCGGTACAGCGCAATGAAGCCCACAAGATAATAGAAGAGTGCATGCTCGCAGCCAACCTGGCGACGGCACGCTATCTCAAGCGGCACCGGGTGCCGTCGTTATTTCGAAATCACGAGGGTCCGGATGGGGACCGGCTGGACAACCTCCGGGACTTTCTCTCCGGTATCGGCTTGAGCCTGGGCGGGGGCGATGACCCGCAACCCAAGGACTACGCCCGCCTGATGGATGCGGTCTCCCGGCGGCCTGATCGGGAACTGATCCAGACGGTCATGCTCCGCTCGCTGCAACAGGCTGTCTATCATCCGGAGAATGCCGGCCATTTCGGCCTCGCCATGAGCGAATACGCACACTTTACTTCGCCCATCCGCCGCTATCCGGATCTGCTGGTGCATCGGGCCATTGGTCATGTGCTCGAGGGAAAGCCTGGCGACAGCTTCCCCCTGGATCAGGATCGATTACTGACCCTTGGCGAGCACTGTTCGATGACGGAGCGGCGTGCCGATGAGGCCACGCGCGATGTGGTGATGATGCTCAAGTGCCGCTACATGCGGGATCGTGTCGGTGAGGAATTCGATGGCGTGATCACCGCTGTCACCGGCTTTGGTCTGTTCGTGGAACTCGAAGAAGTACACGTCGATGGCCTTGTACACGTGACGCAACTGGAGAACGATTTCTTTCACTTCGACCCGGTCCGCCATGAGCTTCAGGGGGACCGAACAGGCCGCGTCTACCGCCTGACAGACCGGGTTCGGGTCCGTCTTGATCGAGTGAATCCGGACGAAAAGAAGATCGATCTCAGTATGCTTGGACCGCTGGACGAGTCCGGTCAGGTGGTGCCGGCGGCGGCATCCGACGGTCGTAAACGGGGCCCTGGCAAGGGTGCCAAACGTGATGGCAAGGAGCGGGCCTCCCGTCCGGGGCGTGGTCGGCGGCGCGGGCGATAG